The genomic interval GTTTCTCTTTTATCTCTTTAAAGTCGTATGATGGAGCAGCTGTTTTCTCAGCTCCCTCTGTTTTTGAGTTTTTCATGCTCTTGATAGTTGCTTCAACTTCTCTTACGCTTAATTTCTGCCCTATAATAGAGTTGACTATAAGCTGCTGCTGCTTCTCGTCAAGCCCAACCAAAACCTTTGCATGACCAGTGCTTATCTTCTTCTCAATAAGCGCTCTTTGCGTTTTTTGCGAGAGCTGAAGAAGTCTTATGGTATTTGTAATATGGGTTCTGCTTTTATGTATTCTAGTTGAGAGCTCTTCTTGCGTAATACTGTGAAGCTTTATAAGCTCTCCGTAAGCGTGTGCAAGTTCAATAGAGTTTAGCTCATCTCTTTGAATATTCTCAATAAGAGCGAACTGTCTCATCTTCTGATCGTCGCTGTTTAAAATGATAGCGCGAATTGTTTTTAGTTTTGCAAGTTTTGATGCACGCAGTCTTCTCTCGCCGGCTATCAATACATAACCGTCAACATCTTCTGTAACGACTATCGGCTG from Sulfurimonas crateris carries:
- a CDS encoding ParB/RepB/Spo0J family partition protein gives rise to the protein MKSQKLGRGLGALLGEIDEAYENEVSQKDSIVEIPLKDIRPNPFQPRKHFEESSLYELSESIKNDGLLQPIVVTEDVDGYVLIAGERRLRASKLAKLKTIRAIILNSDDQKMRQFALIENIQRDELNSIELAHAYGELIKLHSITQEELSTRIHKSRTHITNTIRLLQLSQKTQRALIEKKISTGHAKVLVGLDEKQQQLIVNSIIGQKLSVREVEATIKSMKNSKTEGAEKTAAPSYDFKEIKEKLLELGFSSKSSSKSLTIDFDDKDHLEEFLSLLDK